From one Kiritimatiellia bacterium genomic stretch:
- a CDS encoding M14-type cytosolic carboxypeptidase — translation MKTKKNRLSANRQKTASNRPPVMLDADFEGGGLENIRKAGDRHFVCSLRKGTSPAPLWYYFRLRGVKNRRVLIEIDNAHDIKNDKSYLDDPEFWPIARPVFSYDKKHYGRIRNPHYDPASGVFSFAHRFKEDTAYVSFSFPYVCSDLEKYLARIRSSPHVRIRRIARSGEKRNIYWIAVTDAAIRTVKKGVWILARQHAGETPGSFAVEGLVNYLLSDASAARRLRKEFEFNLAPMVDADNVARGHYGKDSQPVDYNRDWKSVSRRPVVRAIKTAIDRWAKTRRISVFMDFHAPGLRHGNDMGEMPARLARGDLHQYNRFSALLAAQAPKCSPYQRRHFQEHETLAQPGHAISWFYRRYGAFSTVLEISYHRTVRGKNRYATPASLRAYGAAIAKTVYYFSNPEKKFKEPNI, via the coding sequence ATGAAAACAAAAAAAAACAGGCTTTCAGCTAACAGGCAAAAGACCGCTTCAAACCGGCCGCCGGTCATGCTGGACGCGGACTTTGAGGGCGGCGGCCTGGAAAACATCCGCAAGGCAGGCGACCGCCATTTTGTGTGCTCGCTGCGCAAGGGAACCTCGCCCGCGCCGCTGTGGTATTATTTTCGTCTGCGGGGCGTCAAAAACCGGCGGGTCTTGATTGAAATAGACAACGCCCATGACATAAAAAACGATAAAAGCTACCTGGATGATCCGGAGTTCTGGCCGATCGCGCGCCCGGTCTTTTCATACGACAAAAAACATTACGGGCGCATCCGCAACCCGCATTATGATCCCGCATCCGGCGTTTTTTCCTTCGCGCACCGGTTTAAAGAAGACACGGCGTATGTTTCCTTTTCATTCCCCTACGTTTGTTCCGACCTGGAAAAATACCTGGCCCGCATTCGCTCCTCGCCCCATGTCCGCATCCGCAGGATTGCGCGCAGCGGGGAAAAACGTAATATTTATTGGATCGCCGTAACGGATGCCGCGATCCGGACTGTTAAAAAGGGCGTATGGATTCTAGCCCGGCAGCACGCCGGCGAAACGCCGGGGTCATTTGCCGTTGAAGGCCTGGTAAATTATTTGCTCTCGGACGCCTCCGCCGCGCGGCGACTGCGGAAAGAATTTGAATTCAACCTGGCGCCCATGGTGGACGCCGATAACGTCGCCCGCGGTCATTACGGAAAAGACAGCCAACCGGTTGACTACAACCGGGACTGGAAAAGCGTTTCCCGAAGACCCGTGGTGCGCGCCATAAAAACCGCAATTGACCGCTGGGCAAAGACGCGCCGGATCAGCGTCTTTATGGACTTCCACGCGCCGGGATTGCGGCACGGCAACGACATGGGCGAAATGCCGGCGCGCCTGGCGCGCGGTGATCTTCATCAATACAACAGATTTTCAGCGCTGCTCGCCGCGCAGGCGCCAAAATGCAGTCCTTACCAACGCAGACATTTTCAAGAACACGAGACGCTCGCCCAGCCCGGACACGCCATCTCATGGTTTTACCGGCGTTACGGAGCTTTTTCAACGGTCCTGGAAATAAGCTATCACCGGACCGTCCGGGGAAAAAACCGCTACGCAACCCCGGCCTCCCTGCGCGCCTACGGCGCCGCGATCGCGAAAACCGTTTATTATTTTTCCAATCCTGAAAAAAAATTTAAGGAGCCGAACATATAA